Genomic window (Blattabacterium cuenoti):
TATGTGTTTGTTCTTTTTCTTCTCCTAAACTTAATCCACCTATGGCATATCCTTCCACATTTAATAATAAGGAGATCTCTTCTGCAGAATATTTTCTTAGATCCTTATAAATGCTTCCTTGTACAATAGGAAAGAAACTTTGTTTGTAATTATATATCTCTGGGTTTTTTTGTAAATAATCGTAACATTTTTTTAACCAACGATGTGTTTTTTTTATAGATTTATTTGCTTCTGTATGAGTACAAGGAAAAGGAGGACAATCGTCAAAAGCCATAATAATGTCGCTACCTATAAAACGTTGAATTTTCATAGATTTTTCAGGATAAAAAAAATGAAAGGATCCATTTATAATAGATTTAAATACAACTCCATTTTCAGTCATTCTATTTAATTTTTTCATAGAAAAAATTTGAAACCCTCCACTATCCGTTAATATAGATTCCTTCCAATTTAAAAAGGAATGAATTCCTCCGGCTTTGTATAATACTTCAATCCCGGGTTGAAAATGTAAATGATAAGTGTTTCCAATAATTATTTTATAATACATTTTATAAAGTTCATGTATTGGAACAGATT
Coding sequences:
- the tgt gene encoding tRNA guanosine(34) transglycosylase Tgt, which gives rise to MKFDLIKTDIFSKARIGILETDHGKIETPFFMPVASKGYVKSVPIHELYKMYYKIIIGNTYHLHFQPGIEVLYKAGGIHSFLNWKESILTDSGGFQIFSMKKLNRMTENGVVFKSIINGSFHFFYPEKSMKIQRFIGSDIIMAFDDCPPFPCTHTEANKSIKKTHRWLKKCYDYLQKNPEIYNYKQSFFPIVQGSIYKDLRKYSAEEISLLLNVEGYAIGGLSLGEEKEQTHSITDLLTDLLPKEKPRYLMGVGYPVDILEGISLGIDMFDCVIPTRNGRHGMLFTWKGIMNIKNKKWEKDYSCLDEFGNSYVDQLYSKSYVRHLFLSKDNLAKEIASIHNLSFYFHLIKEAKIHIMHNEFISWKKSMIPLLQQRL